From Erwinia pyri, a single genomic window includes:
- the fklB gene encoding FKBP-type peptidyl-prolyl cis-trans isomerase, with protein sequence MTTPSFDSVEAQASYGIGLQVGQQLLESGLQGLQPEALLAGLRDALEGNAPAVPVDVVHRALREVHERADAVRRERQQEMAVEGQKFLEENIKRDGVSSTESGLQFSVITQGEGAIPSRQDRVRVHYTGKLTDGSVFDSSVQRGEPAEFPVSGVIPGWIEALTLMPVGSKWELVIPHELAYGERGAGASIPPFSTLVFEVELLEIL encoded by the coding sequence ATGACTACCCCTTCTTTTGACAGCGTAGAAGCGCAAGCAAGTTACGGTATCGGTTTACAGGTTGGCCAGCAGCTGCTGGAATCTGGTCTGCAGGGTCTGCAACCAGAAGCATTGCTGGCGGGCCTGCGCGATGCGCTGGAAGGGAACGCCCCTGCTGTACCTGTAGATGTTGTTCACCGTGCGCTGCGCGAAGTTCATGAGCGCGCTGATGCGGTGCGTCGTGAGCGCCAGCAGGAAATGGCAGTTGAAGGTCAGAAATTCCTGGAAGAGAACATCAAGCGCGACGGCGTGAGCAGCACCGAGTCTGGCCTGCAGTTCAGCGTGATCACGCAGGGCGAGGGCGCAATCCCTTCCCGTCAGGACCGCGTACGCGTGCACTACACCGGCAAACTCACTGACGGCAGCGTATTCGACAGTTCCGTACAGCGCGGCGAGCCGGCTGAATTCCCGGTAAGCGGCGTGATCCCAGGCTGGATCGAAGCGCTGACGCTGATGCCAGTGGGCTCAAAGTGGGAGCTGGTTATCCCTCATGAGCTGGCCTACGGCGAGCGTGGCGCAGGCGCCTCAATTCCTCCTTTCAGCACCCTGGTGTTTGAAGTGGAGCTGTTAGAGATCCTGTAA
- a CDS encoding OapA family protein encodes MPKASSSSRVPHWLSWIWHLPESVRWMDPLPPFHRRGIILALIVMLLAFLWPAPSPERPPITSGQPSETSIPMQAELEPTAPVQRPSTPAPTTNDSQGTWHNYEIAAGQTLAQLFRDNNLPVNDVFAMARVEGDDKPLSNLQTGQAVRIRQNAQGVVNGLTVDTDSGQILFTRQPDGSFVRAQ; translated from the coding sequence ATGCCCAAAGCGTCTTCATCATCACGAGTCCCGCACTGGTTGAGCTGGATTTGGCATCTGCCGGAGTCCGTGCGCTGGATGGATCCGCTGCCGCCGTTTCACCGTCGCGGTATCATCCTCGCTCTGATTGTGATGCTGCTGGCCTTTCTCTGGCCTGCGCCGTCACCCGAACGGCCCCCGATAACGTCTGGCCAGCCTTCGGAGACCAGTATACCGATGCAGGCTGAACTCGAGCCCACAGCACCGGTGCAGAGGCCTTCAACGCCAGCACCAACTACCAACGACTCGCAGGGCACATGGCATAATTATGAAATTGCCGCAGGGCAAACGCTGGCGCAGCTGTTTCGCGATAATAATCTGCCGGTCAATGATGTCTTTGCAATGGCGCGGGTAGAGGGCGACGATAAGCCGCTGAGCAATTTACAAACCGGACAGGCTGTTCGCATTCGTCAGAATGCGCAGGGTGTGGTGAATGGCTTAACGGTGGATACCGACAGCGGACAGATATTATTTACCCGTCAGCCAGATGGATCCTTTGTTCGCGCACAATAA
- the rplI gene encoding 50S ribosomal protein L9 — protein MQVILLDKVANLGSLGDQVNVKAGYARNFLVPQGKAVPATKKNVEFFETRRAELEAKLADVLSAANARAEKINALGTVTLASKAGDEGKLFGSIGTRDIADAVTAAGVEVAKSEVRLPNGVLRTTGEHEVDFQVHSEVFAKLIVNVVSEA, from the coding sequence ATGCAAGTTATTCTGCTTGATAAAGTAGCAAACCTGGGCAGCCTGGGTGATCAGGTTAATGTTAAAGCGGGCTACGCTCGTAACTTCCTGGTTCCACAGGGTAAAGCTGTTCCTGCTACCAAGAAAAACGTTGAGTTCTTCGAAACACGCCGTGCAGAACTGGAAGCCAAACTGGCTGACGTTCTCTCTGCAGCTAATGCACGTGCTGAGAAAATCAACGCACTGGGCACCGTTACTCTCGCGTCTAAAGCAGGCGACGAAGGTAAACTGTTCGGTTCCATCGGTACCCGCGACATCGCTGACGCTGTAACTGCAGCTGGCGTTGAAGTGGCTAAGAGCGAAGTTCGTCTGCCGAACGGCGTTCTGCGCACCACCGGTGAGCACGAAGTGGACTTCCAGGTTCACAGCGAAGTCTTCGCTAAACTGATTGTAAACGTAGTTTCTGAAGCTTAA
- the rpsR gene encoding 30S ribosomal protein S18, whose amino-acid sequence MARYFRRRKFCRFTAEGVVEIDYKDIATLKNYITESGKIVPSRITGTRAKYQRQLARCIKRARYLSLLPYTDRHQ is encoded by the coding sequence ATGGCACGTTATTTCCGTCGTCGCAAGTTCTGCCGTTTCACCGCGGAAGGCGTTGTAGAGATTGATTACAAAGATATCGCTACGCTGAAAAACTACATTACCGAAAGCGGTAAAATTGTCCCGAGCCGTATTACCGGTACTCGTGCAAAATACCAGCGTCAGCTCGCTCGTTGCATCAAGCGCGCTCGCTACTTGTCCCTGCTGCCATATACCGATCGTCATCAGTAA
- the priB gene encoding primosomal replication protein N, translating to MTANRLTLSGTVCKTPMRKISPSGIPHCQFVLEHRSSQVEAGFSRQAWCRMPVIISGKAHQALTLSITVGTHLTVSGFISCHQGRNGLNKTVLHAEQIELIDSGD from the coding sequence GTGACGGCTAATCGGCTGACGCTGTCTGGCACCGTGTGCAAGACGCCGATGCGTAAAATAAGCCCGTCAGGTATTCCACACTGCCAGTTCGTGCTTGAGCACCGTTCATCGCAGGTGGAAGCCGGTTTCAGCCGGCAAGCCTGGTGTCGGATGCCGGTGATTATCAGCGGCAAAGCCCATCAGGCCCTTACTCTTAGTATAACGGTCGGCACGCACCTTACCGTTTCAGGCTTTATTAGCTGCCATCAAGGCCGCAATGGACTGAACAAAACGGTACTGCATGCCGAGCAGATTGAATTGATAGATTCTGGAGACTAG
- the rpsF gene encoding 30S ribosomal protein S6 — translation MRHYEIVFMVHPDQSEQVPGMIERYTGAITGAEGTIHRLEDWGRRQLAYPINKLHKAHYVLMNVEAPQEAIDELETNFRFNDAVIRSMVMRVKHAVTEASPMVKAKDERRDRREDFANETSDDADTGDSEE, via the coding sequence ATGCGTCATTACGAAATCGTATTTATGGTTCACCCTGACCAAAGCGAACAGGTTCCGGGCATGATCGAGCGTTACACTGGTGCTATCACTGGTGCAGAAGGCACGATCCACCGTCTGGAAGACTGGGGCCGTCGTCAGCTGGCTTACCCGATCAATAAACTGCACAAAGCACACTACGTTCTGATGAACGTGGAAGCTCCGCAGGAAGCGATCGATGAGCTGGAAACTAACTTCCGCTTCAACGACGCCGTTATCCGCAGCATGGTTATGCGCGTTAAGCACGCGGTTACCGAAGCATCTCCGATGGTTAAAGCGAAAGATGAGCGTCGTGATCGTCGCGAAGATTTTGCTAACGAAACCTCTGATGATGCAGATACTGGGGATTCTGAAGAGTAA
- the yjfP gene encoding esterase, with the protein MIEIATDSFAGIECLHATPTGKRSTPLPTLVFWHGFASSKEVYAYFAVALAKAGFRVVMPDADMHGSRFNGDTELRLTRFWEILKSNIDEVAIIEEALREQQLVEEGRFAVAGASMGGMTALGAMARYAHITSVACMMGSGYFMSLSQTLFPPLEAKTPQQKQEIAERMAPLASYDISEQLDKIANRPLLVWHGEADEVVPAAESFRLEKALREAKLDANLTFITEQGVGHRITPPALTAITAFYKQHL; encoded by the coding sequence ATGATTGAGATAGCGACGGACTCTTTTGCAGGCATTGAGTGTCTGCACGCCACGCCAACAGGGAAACGCTCTACGCCGCTGCCCACCCTTGTTTTCTGGCACGGATTTGCCTCCTCGAAAGAGGTCTACGCCTATTTTGCCGTTGCACTGGCAAAGGCAGGGTTTCGCGTAGTTATGCCTGATGCAGATATGCATGGCTCACGCTTCAACGGCGACACAGAATTAAGGCTGACCCGTTTCTGGGAGATCCTCAAAAGCAATATTGATGAAGTAGCGATCATTGAGGAGGCGTTACGCGAACAACAGCTGGTGGAAGAGGGGCGATTTGCGGTAGCGGGCGCGTCAATGGGCGGCATGACCGCACTGGGGGCGATGGCGCGATACGCTCATATTACCAGCGTGGCCTGTATGATGGGTTCGGGCTATTTCATGTCGCTGTCACAGACGCTGTTTCCTCCGCTGGAGGCAAAAACGCCGCAGCAGAAACAAGAGATTGCTGAAAGAATGGCGCCGCTGGCGAGTTATGATATCAGCGAACAGCTGGACAAGATCGCCAACCGGCCTCTGCTGGTCTGGCACGGCGAAGCGGACGAGGTGGTGCCAGCGGCAGAAAGCTTCAGGTTAGAAAAAGCGCTGCGTGAAGCGAAGCTCGATGCAAATCTGACATTTATTACCGAGCAGGGCGTCGGGCATCGCATCACCCCGCCTGCGCTGACGGCGATAACGGCCTTTTATAAGCAGCATTTATAG